TAACGGTGGAACTGCCGGGGAAGACCCTTCGGTTCGCCCTGGATGTGCGGCGTTGAAGCCTGATTCACACGAATCTATGTTCTATTTTGCTAACCTCAAGAGAGGAGTCGTGAGCATGAAAGCGTGGCTTTCCCTTCTACCGCTATTCCTGGCCGGGGCCCTAGCGGCACCGGTTGAGCTCAAGATCAACCTGCGTATTGGCGACCAGCCGCTTCGCTTTGGCCAGACCTACCAGACCCCCCAGGGCCAGCGTTATCAGATTGAGCTGCTCAAGTTCTATATTTCGGAGGTAGCGCTGGTGCGCCCGGATGGCGGCGAGGTAAAGACGGCGGGTCTGGCGCTGGCCGAGTTTAAGCGCGACGGCCCCACCCAGGGCGTAAGTGTGATGAAAATGGACGTGCCGACGGGGCAGTACCGGGGTATTCGCTTCAATGTGGGGGTACCGCGCGAACTCAACCACCTCGACGCCGGCACCCAGCAGATGCCGCTGGGGGTGAACTCTGGTATGTACTGGGCCTGGAACCCCGGCTACATCTTTTACCGCCTCGAGGGCCTCGCGCTATTGCCGGAGGGCAACCAGAGGTGGGTCATCCACATGGGCACCGATGCCTTCCGTATCCCGGTGCGCCTGCAAGACCTCCAGACCCGGAGGGTGCAGATCAACATCCCCCCCAGTGGCGGCGCCATCACCCTCAACCTGGATGTGTCCAAAGCCTTCCAGCCGGGGCCGGGAGGGGCTTTTGTGGATTGGCGCAAGCAGTCGCTAAGGCAGTTGCACGGCCTCAGCCCCGAGACCAGCCTCTTGATGTCGGTGGTGTACTACCACATGCAGTCGGCTTTCTCGCTGGCACAATAGCAGGTATATGCGGCGCGGACTACTGGGATGGGCGGGCTTGCTTCTGCTGGGGGCGGGACTCCTGGCCTTCTATTTCTGGCCCCGACCCAAGCCG
This genomic stretch from Meiothermus sp. harbors:
- a CDS encoding MbnP family protein; the protein is MKAWLSLLPLFLAGALAAPVELKINLRIGDQPLRFGQTYQTPQGQRYQIELLKFYISEVALVRPDGGEVKTAGLALAEFKRDGPTQGVSVMKMDVPTGQYRGIRFNVGVPRELNHLDAGTQQMPLGVNSGMYWAWNPGYIFYRLEGLALLPEGNQRWVIHMGTDAFRIPVRLQDLQTRRVQINIPPSGGAITLNLDVSKAFQPGPGGAFVDWRKQSLRQLHGLSPETSLLMSVVYYHMQSAFSLAQ